The nucleotide sequence TGAGACCAAGCCGGCGATGAACTTCGATCGCTGCACCAATGACCACATCAGTCAAATTCATTTGATTCCATCTCAATCACCACCAGCTCAGCACCCTCTTCCCCCCAATCTCCGCGATACTCCGCTCCTCCGCCTCTCCGCGTTTCAATCTTCTCATCAATCAATCACACCACGTTCCCATGGATCGGACGTCAAAGATCCCAACCCACCCTTCGGAAAGACGGCAATGTTTGCATCGGGGCGACTGGGCCGAATCGTCACCCACTAACGATCACCCAATGACCACCTTCCAAATCAGCGGGCCATTTTAAACGCGGAGAAACGGAGGAGCGGAGCTTCGCGGAGAGAGGTCACCGATCAACCTGGTTTGGATCCGCCGTAACGGTTGACGACGCTGGCCGTCAATCATTTTGGCTTTGCGAAAATTGATGAACATGCCAACGTCCAATTTCATCAAACCCAAATGAGACCAAGCCGGCGAGGAACTTCGATCGCTGCACCAACAATCACGACCGCTACTTCTTTCGGTTCTATCTCAATCTCCAACAGGTTAAAAACACCCTCGTTCCATCCTCCGCGATGCTCCGCTCCTCCGCCTCTCCGCGTTTCAATCTTCTCATCGATCAACCCCGCCCCGTTGCAATTGATCGGCAATCAAAGCTTCCAACCCACCCTTCGGAAAAAACTCGAATCCCATCGTCATTCAAACACTTGCACCAGTGAGACGGGTCAAGACTTTCAGCACCGCCTCGACACTCGACAAGTTGGCAGTTTCGGTTTGGGTGTGATAGGACGACGTCGGCAACTGCAACGTTGTTCCGGAGACATCCCCGCTGGTCGCGTCGATCAACCGTCCGAGCTCGGTTCGGCCGATCGAGATTTGCTTTTCACGCGTCTTGTTCAGCTCGCTCACGTATTCGTCTTTGAAGCGATGTGTCACCTTCAGTTGATCACAGACCCGCTTGAGTTCCCCCGTGACGGCTGGCTCAAACTCCGCCACCGAATCACGATTCCGAAGCACCACTTCTTGTGCGTTCAAGTCTTCTTGGGTTGGAAACGGACTGGTGTCCAACACGACCAAACGTTGCGTCTTCAAATCAAATCGCTGGAACCACTCCGCAACGTATCGATAGCTCCGCCCGCATTCTTCGCCGGCCGTGAAGAACGCTGTGCCGCGAAAACCGCGGCGGATCATCTCAATCAAAATCGCGACGGACACGACGTTGTCGAGCTGGGCTGAGATTTGACCATCTTCTTCCCGCAATCGATCGACGAATGAAATGGGCGTCCCAGGTTGCAAAAAGTCCAGCCCATCGATGTCGAAGATCAAATTCTTGCGACGCGGGCAAATGAAGGATTCCGTGATCGTGCCTTGTCCGAGATAAGATCCCGCGTAGGGCGTGTGAGCTTGCACGCGTTGGCCGCGAAAACGGCCGGCGATCAGTTCCATGAACTGCTCCGAAATCGAATCCCCATTCAGTTCCCCACGGTTCCCGGCAATGAAGGCTGCGTACTGAAACTCACGGGGACCGGTGCAAAGCAACCCGTGTCGATCCACGTGCGCCGAGAGGTAATTGCTCTCTGGATCACTGCCTTGAGCGACCAGCAGCCCGTGATAACGGGTGATCGTGACCGGAAACTCTTCCAACTCGCGTCGCAGCACGCGAAAGAAGGCGTCTTCCACGCCGACGACCGAGGGTTCGCGAATGAGTGCCCGAAGCAGATGCAGGAAACCTTGAAGCGAGTCGTGGGAGCGTTTCATGAGCGGACTGACGGAAGCGGGTGCAGACTCCCGATCGAGAGCCCACAACACCTGGTGGAACGAGTGTTTGGACAATGCGTATATGCCGTTCCAGCCAACCGCACAATGGCACCTTCGAAAGAAAGCTGGCTGCCGGTTTCAACGCGTCTCCCACCAATCCGCGTAGGGTGTATTCCTCACCAGTTGACGGTTGTGATCGGTGTCGTCGTCCCACCAAGTCGGCCCGCGTTCCCCGAGCTGGATCTTCGCCTCGTTGACCGCATCGCGAGCCATCTGCATCGCGTCTTTATCACCCGATGCTTTCGCAGACTTCACGTCCCGTCTCGCTTTCATCAATTCGCGAACGAATTGCTGACGCTCCGTCTCGCTCAAGTTCGGATTGGTGCACCGCCACAATCGTTGCTGGTGAACAAAGTATCGACCTTCAGGTGTCATCGGGTACTTCACAGCCAGCCCCTCACGCACTCGCAACCGCGACGGCTCCGCACTGATCACAAAGACAATCCGCGTTCGTCGTTTCGCTGACGCCAAAATGCTCACGGAGCAATTCCCACCGGCACTTCGACGACTCAGCAAACTCGACCATCTCACGCAGTGCCACCTGACGATCCTCGGATCTCACTCGAGTTGCTTCCTCCAACCGGTCCGCAACACGGTGCTCGAGCTCTTCCACGATCAAACGCCATCGACCTCGCCCAGCGGGAGCGACAATGCCGCGAGACGACAACAATTGAAAACAGTTCTTCAGCGTGACCCGGCCGAGCGGACTGATCGGGGCCAGCTTCGACAACGCCACCTCACCGTTTTCACCAAGCTCATGGACGCCGCGAACCAATGTGTGATGCGCCGTCATGATCTTGCTTGCCTCGATCATCCCGCCAGCAAACATTTTCCGCAGGTCCACATCGGACGGATCATACAGCAGCGTGCAACGCGATCGCTTGCCGTCTCGCCCAGCTCGCCCCATCTCCTGGTAGTACGACTCCAACGAACCCGGCAACTCAGCATGGATGACTTGGCGGAGGTCCTGTTTGTCGATGCCCAACCCAAACGCATTGGTGGCAAACATCACTCTCGGGCATCCATTCATGAACTCTTCTTGGGCATCGGCTCGATCGGCCTTTCGCATTTTGCCGTGGTAGCACAATCCACCGAAGGATTTCGCCAGCTGGTCAGCCGTCTTGGTCGTTCCGCAATAAACAATCGCTGGCTCGGTGCGTTCCAGCATGCCTTCGATCTCGAGAGCACGATGCAACTGCTTCAGCTTGTCCTCCGCCGAGTAGCAACGAACGACTTCGATCCGCAAGTTGGGCCGATCGATTCCGGTTCGAACAATGGTTGGGTCGTTCAAACGCAGCGAGCATCGCACCTCATCCAGCGTTCGTTCGGATGCGGTTGCGGTGAGTGCGGCCAGCGGCGGATTCCCCAATCGCTCGCGGATGGATGGCAAACACAAGTAGTCCGGACGGAAGTCGTGCCCCCATTGGCTGACACAATGAGCCTCATCGACCACCATCAACCCGACTCCCACACCGGCGAGCAATTCGCAGATGTCGGTTTTCTGCAATCGTTCCGGTGTCGTGAGAACGAACTTGACCTCTCCCGCTGAGATCTTCGAACGAGCGGACTGGATTTGTTTCGCCGTCCGGGTGCTGTTGAGCACGACCGTTGGCTGACCAGCCTCCTTCAGATGTTCCGCCTGATCTTTGGCGAGCGAAATCAGCGGGCTGACCACCAACGTCACTCCTTCGCGAAGAATGCCAGGCAGTTGGTAACACAGGCTTTTGCCGGCCCCGGTTGGCATCAACACAATCGTGTCTTTGCCAGCCACAATCGATTCGCAGGCCTCGCGTTGACCATGACGAAAGGATTGAAACCCGAAGCAACGATCGAGTTGAGCGAGGAGATTCATCGTAGAACAGTCATGCAGTTGGCGGCGATTCAAACGCCGACGAGCGGCACGTGGTGGGCCAACTTCGCAAAGCCCGTGCCAACTCCCCGGCAGCCGACGGTTCCTTTTCTTAGATGAACCATGTCGCCACCTGTTCCTCCCGCGAAGCAACGCGTGAACAATAAGTGACGTAGCGGAAGGGCGCGAGCCCTCCGGTTCCTCACCGGGCGGCTTGCGCCACACCGCTAACATCGTCACTCATTGTTCACGCGTTGCTAACCTGTCTGCAGAGCGTTGACGGTCGCGAAAAAGCTGCGGCGAAAAAAATCGTACGACACAGCGCACCACCTGCTGCCTCCTGAAACCGGTTCACCCATGACGGAATCCTCCTCCCGCGACCAACGCATCTTAATTTGCGGAGCCACCGGCTATGTCGGAGGACGCCTGGCCAGACGTTTGCTGGAAGAGGGCTACCAGGTGACTTGCCTCGTCCGAAGCCCCGAAAAACTGACCAAGTTTTCTTGGGGACAGCACGAGCGTCTCACCGTCGTCCAAGGCGAACTGGAAGACACCGAGGCCACCGGGCGAGCTCTCGAGAACATCGATGTGGCATACTACCTCGTGCATTCGATGCAGTCCGCCAAAGGTGAATACGCTCAACGAGACCGCGAACTAGCGACCGGTTTCCGAGACACCGCCCAGGAATCTTCGTGTCGACGAATCATCTACCTCGGTGGGCTGGGCGAGTTGGGTGCGGACCTTTCCGAACACCTCGACAGTCGACACGAAGTCGGAGAAATCCTGCAATCCGGCCGGGTGCCCACCACCGTCTTCCGAGCCGCGATGATCATCGGTTCCGGCTCTGCATCCTTTGAAACGCTGCGTTACTTGGTGGAGCGATTGCCGATCATGGTCACTCCCAAGTGGGTCAAAACCGAAACCCAGCCCGTCGCGATTCGTGATGTCCTTCGCTACCTCGCCGCTTGTTTGGATGTGGAAGAAACGGCTGGCAAAACCTTGGACATTGGCGGCCCCGATGTCATGTCGTATCGCAATGTCATGCAGGTGATGGCGGAGAAACTGAAACTGCGCCGCCGGATCATCTTGCCGGTTCCCGTTTTGACTCCGTACCTCAGCAGCCTCTGGATCGGTTTGGTGACGCCGGTCAGCAGCAGCATCGCCCGACCGCTTTCCGAGGGTCTGAAGAACCGCACCGTTTGCCGGAACGACGATGCGGTGCGATTGATGCCGGGTGAATGCCTGGGAATTGAAGCGGCCATTGAGGCAGCGTTGGGCAAAACTCAGCAAGGCGATATCGAAACACGTTGGTCCACCGCAGGTAAAATCCCGGGCGACCCAGACTGGTCCGGAGGAACAACGTTGACCGACCGCCGCGAAATCTCGGTCCAAGGTTCCGTCGAGCAAACCTTTGCCGAGATTCGATCGATCGGCGGAGCCAATGGTTACTGGGGGGCGGGTTTCCTCTGGCGAATTCGCGGCTGGATGGATCAAGCGATCGGCGGGCCCGGACTCCGACGTGGCCGCCGCCACCCTCGTGATTTGCATTACGGGGAAGCCGTTGACTTCTGGCGAGTCACCAAACTGGTTCCCAACGAACGCCTGACCTTGCGAGCCGAGATGAAGCTGCCCGGCGAAGCAGAACTGGACTTCCAATTGGAACCGTCCTCCGCAGAAACAACGCAGGTGGTCATGACGGCCAGATTCCGCCCCAAGGGCTTGCTGGGCCTGGCCTATTGGTACGCGGTGTTGCCGCTGCACGGCCTCGTCTTCCCGGTCATGCTTCGCGGGATCGCGAAGAGCGTTCAGCGGTAGGCTCCCGTGTTGAACGAGCTCGCTTCGATCGAACGAGTGGTCTGTCAAAGCGAAAAGTCAGGGTTGGTCGTAGTGGACGAGGCCACGAGTCCTTGGATTTGACACCAGTTCAGGACTCGTGGCCTCGTCCACTCCCCTAAAAACAAGTCCTGACAGACCACTAGCCAGCCATCTATGGTTCATTGGTAGACGATTCGCTTTCCGATCTGTCGCCATCAACCAGCGCAGACAAAAGGCAATCCGATGTCCCGTCGAAAAATCATGACTGTCGCAACGATCGCCGTTCTGGTCACCGGCGGAGTGTTCCTGCTGAGCCGAACCACGCGAGCGGGATACGAATCGGCGGAATACAAAGTCATCGAGTCCGACGGCGAGTTTGAAATTCGCGAGTATCCCGATCTGATGCTGGTCGCAACGAAGACCAAGATCGATGCGGAAGGCCGAGACGGCAGCTTCATGAAGCTCTTTCGCTACATCTCGGGAGCCAACGAAGCCGAGCAAAAGATTTCCATGACGACTCCAGTCTTCATGGAAAACGACCAAGCCGATTCCGAAGTCCAGATGGGATTTGTGATGCCGAAGGAAGTCGCGGTCGAAGGCGTTCCCTCACCAACCGGCCCCGACGTCGATGTCCGCAAACGAGCCGGCGGGCGTTTCGCAGTGATCCGATTCCCCGGCAAGTTGGACAAAAAGCTCGCCAAGGAATCTGAAGCCAAACTACGAGCCTGGATGGAAACCAAGGGCCTGACCGCAGCCGTCAACGAAGAAGATGAGTCGAACAAAACCAGCGGAGTCGAAGCCGCCTCCTACGATCCGCCCTTCACTCCCGCGGCTCTGCGTCGCAACGAAGTCCTGATTCGGCTGAAATAGAGCCAACCGGAACGGCCGTGATTGTCGGGCTCGTTGGCTAATAGCGGAACTCCAACATGCCACCGACACCACCACTTTCGCTCATGTAGGGAAGGATTTGCGTGTTGCGATCCGACAACTCCGTCCGGTCAATCGCGGCTGCGGCGGCGTAGGCCATCCACCATCCCAGTGCAACTTGAGACGGATAGTGAGCGTCGTCATTGACACGCGAAAGCGGCCCAAGAAACGAACCCGCATAGAAGCTGGCTTTGAGCAGAGGACGGTCCGTCATCTTGGCCGCGTTGATGAACGGCAAAGCGGACATAAACGCATGCCCGCTCACGCCATTGTTGTCTTGAAATGGGAGCCAACGCGATCCGCGATCAAGTTCGCCGGGGCGTGAACCACCCGTCAACCGTTGAGCCAAGATCAACGGCGGTGCACCAACCAAGAACGAACGCATCGATCGTTCACCCCAACGCCCTGTTGTGACCAACATCGGCGAGTCCTCGAAGTACTCTCCCGCTGCCCAAGCGGTCGCGAAAACCGGAAGCGAATACAGACCGTTGCCGAGCTCTTTGTCTGCGTGCAAGAATTCGGACCAATCATCACTGGTCGCACCTCTGACGCTGGTTTGAAAGTGCCTGTGCAATTGATCGTCCAATTGCGTGTTGGCAACCGCTGCACCAAGGAAGAATCCTCCCGTCAAGAATCGGAATGTCTCGAGGTCGTAGTAGTTTTGGTGATCCAGTTGGATTCGCTGCCACAGCGAGGAACGATCCCACTCGACGGAACGGACGACCTCCGGCGCTGGCGGGAAAACCGTCTCCGTTGAAAACGATGTGTCCAACCAATTCGCCGGATGCGAAACCAAGCGTGTCGGTGGAAGGTCACTCGCGAACAACGGGTCTTCCGCATGACTCGGCCCTGAGCCAAGCACGGTGAAGACCAGGCAAATGCTCGTCAGCAATCGTCGTTGCGACAAGAGGGAAACGAGGGAAAGCTTCACGTGAATATCCGCTTGGAGGAATCGGTTGCCAGCTCCCTACTTACTAACCGTTTAGTTTTTACAGCAACCCGATCCGACTCGCAAAACCGGGATTGCCAAAAAACTAATTCCTTCGTATCTTGTTTTGCATCACCCCACACGGACGTGGTCACTCAACATGCAAAACACCCACTCGATCACTCACCGCCCAACGCCACTTCCACAAAGTGGCTTCACGATCCTTGAGCTGATGATCGTTGTTTCGATCCTGGGTGCATTGGCGGCAATCTTGTTGCCAGCGATGGGGTCCGCACGCGAGGCCGCGCGGCGAGTGCAGTGCACGAATCATTTGCGTGAAATCGGTCTCGCGCTTCACGGCCATCACGCTGCCCAAAAGCAGCTTCCCGTTGGTTGGACGTTTGACCCCAGCACCACGTCTGCGTTTGGTTGGGTCGTGCCACTGCTGCCCTTCATCGACGAAGATGCACTCGCCGTTCAGATCGATATGAAACGGGCGTTGGATGACTCTCGACACGAACTCGCCCGATCCACGTCGCTGCCCTGGATGCTTTGTCCGTCCGACATCACCGAACCCTCCTTCACACTCTTCGAGGGCCATGAAGTCGACTCCATCGAGAGCGACTCGGCCTCGCTGAACAGCGAAGAATCGATTCCTTTGATGCAGTTGCCAACCGCCAATTTCGTGGGCATCTTTGGCACCATCGAAGCGGATGACTCCACCCCAGCACCGGTTGGTGATGGCGCATTTCTTGAGAACCGGGCAACGCGATTTCGCGACTTCCTTCGAGGGACATCCCACACAATCATCGTGGGCGAACGCACGATGGCGCAGGTCCCATCCACTTGGATTGGTGTCAGCCTGGCTGGCGAAGATGCTGCGGCCCGCGTGGTTGGTTCGGCCTTGGAAGGCATCAACAATCCACTGGCAGACGAATGCGATCTTTCCAGTCGTCACCCTGGCGGAGCAAACTTTTTGTGGGGCGACGGCCATGTCACGTTTGTGACCGAGAACGTCGACCTACGCGAATATCACCGCTGGGCCAAACTTCGCGAGTAGCAATTCATTTCGGTTTGCAAGCGAACGTCTTGCCACTTCCAACTCAAAACTTCACGTCACTCTTCCGCGTTCCTCACTGAAATACCCACTGATGCCACGATCGAAAAAGCGAGTTGAGCTGACCAAATGCGAAGCTGAAGTGATGGATGTAGTCTGGGACAAAGGCAGCGTCACCGTCAACGATGTCGTCGACACCATCGATCGCGAACTCGCCTACACAACGGTGCTGACCACGATGAAGATCTTGGAAGACAAAAAGATCGTCCGCCGTGGGAAGAAGATCGGCCGCGCGTTCACCTACACACCCAAAGTCTCGCGAGAGCAAGTCCAGGAAGGCATGGTGAAATCGCTCGCCGACCAGTTGTTTGGTGGATCCATTCGCTCTCTCGTATTGAATCTACTTGAATCCGATGCGGTATCGCCGGATGACATTGAAGCGGTCAAGAAAGCCGCCTCCAAACTCGGGGACTCGTGATGGATCTTCGATTTGCATTGGAAGTCGGAAGCACGTTGTGCTTGCAAATCTCGATTGTCATTGCGATGACTGCCGCGTTGCAGCGCTGGGTCGTGGACGCACGCTGGGGATGTCGACTCTGGACAACTTGCTTTCTTTGCATCATCGGATTGGTTGCCGCGGCACTGTTGCTTCCCCACCGTCGATTGTTTCACTTCCCCGTCACGCTATCGCGTGAATCGATGCTTGAAATTGTGGTCTGGCAAACCCGAATCGCGATCGCATTGTTGAGTGTGTGGACGGTTGGAGCGGTCTGGTCCATCGTGCAGCGGTGCTGGCTATGCATCGGCTTGCTACAGTTTCTAAGACATGAATGCGATCCAATCGATGCCGCAGAACTACTCCAGGCAACCGATATCTCGTCAAACGAGTGCCAACCGCTTTCGATCTGTGTCTCCGACAAAATCCAAGGCCCGTTCTGCTGGCAGTTGCACCGCCCCGTGGTCGTGCTGCCGTCGTTCATGATCAACGATCATCATGCTGGAGACGCGACCCTACGGCACGTTTTGCTTCACGAACTCGAGCACTTGCGTACCCAGCACCCGATGCAGCACTTCCTGCAAGGCATTTGCTCGACGCTCTTTTGGTTCCACCCAATGGTTCGGTCCGCGGCACACAAGGCTGAATTGACACGCGAATTCTTGTGCGACGAAGTTGCAGCCACCACGATCGGAAAGTTCAGCGCCTACCTGAGGACCCTGGCCAAAGTTGCCGAGCAATGCCGTCGCCAGCCCTGCAATGGTGCTCCCAAGGGAACGCTTGCCTTTGGAAACGATGACAGCACTTTGATTCGCCGCAGCAAACGTTTGGTGATGCTGGCGGAGAACAAACCGGCTCGAGCTCATTGGCGGGCGATCATGGCACTCACCACCATCTTGCTCTGCGCAACGCTCGTGCAACAAGTCTGGTTGCCGACCAATGTGATGGCTTCGCAGCGAAGCGACTGGTCCCCGTGGCCAAGCTGGACAGCAAAAGCACTGCATCAATTCAACTTGCAGGTCCGAGACTTCGAGTCCTTTGAAGATCGCGTGCAAATGCACGAATTGTTGACGGAAGAAGACTGAACGAAAGCTGAAACGTCGCGGAAGGACTCCCAGGGTTCTCCTCTCTCTATCCAGCACGCCGACTCAGACGACAGCTCAGATGCTTCCCAAACTCAACTACTAAGCCTTTACGATTTCCACTTGCGGTCCTCGCAATCCAACCAGGACAATCTCCTCGCCTCAACTACTAACCCTTCAGTACAAAGGAGTGCACGGATGCACGAGATCGAAACCACACAAACGCCATTCGCTGACACCGCCAGGATGGGCGCGAAAGCGCCCCCGACGCCGTCGATCACATTGATTTTGCCTGCCTACAATGAAGCGGAAGTGATCGCCGACGCAATCACGGAAGCCGATTCGGCTTTGTCTTCGATCACCAGCCAATACGAAATCATCGTTATCGATGACGGCAGTCATGACGCGACCGCTGAAACGGTTCGGGAGTTCGCAAAGTTCCTTCCCTCATTGCGACTGGTCCAGCACCCACGCAATCAAGGTTACGGTGCGGCCATTCGAACCGGTTTCTCCGAAGCAAAGTGTGACCTGGTTGTCTTCACCGATGCGGATTGTCAATTCGATCTGACCGAACTGGATCGGTTCGTTTTGCTATCGGAACGCTACGACATTGTTTGTGGCTATCGCATCGACCGGAAAGATTCGTCGCTGCGATGTCTCTACTCAAGAGTCTACAACCTGCTGGTTCGAGCGATGTTGAACACCGGGGTGCGCGACGTCGATTGCGCACTCAAAATGTTTCATCGCGACGTCGCCAAGAAGTTGCGTCTCACCGGAGACGGGTTCCTTGTCAATTCGGAGATGCTGACCCAAGCAAAACGTTTCGGTCACAGCGTTGTTGAAGTCGGTGTCTCGCACCGGCCACGCATGCTCGGTGAAAGCACGGTCTCGATCAAGCACATTCCAACGGTACTCGCGTCTTTGGTGCGTTACTGGTGGAACGAAGTCCAGTTCCCGGTCCCGGAGCACGTCGATTGCCAAGAGCCGAAAGCGACATCAGCCAGTTGCTTTGGTCTGAACCCAAAGTGGTTGCAAATTGGACTGTTGTTCCTTGCAGCCATGTTCATGTTCGCCAACCTGGGGTACCCGCTGATTGACCGCGACGAAACCAGGTACGCTGAAATCCCAAGAGAAATGATCGCGACCGGCAACTGGGTTTTGCCCCAACTCAATTTCGAGACCTATTACGACAAGCCGCCGCTTCTGTACTGGCTGTGTGCAATCAGTTTCAAGTTGTTCGGAATCAGCGAGGTTTCCGCCCGTTTGGTTCCCGCCTTTGCCGCGATCTGCACGTTGGCATCCACCATGTTCTTTGGCTCACGACTCTTCGGGCGAACTGTCGGACTGCACGCGGGCGTCGTCCTCTTGCTCTCGGTCGGGTTTGCTTTCACGAGTCGCTACCTGTTGCTCGACGGCGTATTGGCATTGTTTGTCTCGCTGTCACTTTTCGCCGCGTTGGAGGCGATTCGAAATCCCACTTCGACCGGTGCTGCGGGAACTTTGCAACTCAGGTGGTGGATCCTATCGGGCGTTTGCATTGGCTTGGCGTTTCTGACCAAAGGACCGATCGCGATCGTGCTTTGGCTTCCCCCGGTGCTGGCAATGACTTGGGTTTCCGAAGCTCATGCTCGCCCTGCTTGGTGGCACTACGGAGTTCTCGGTGGCGTGGCATCGATGATCGCCGCCCCATGGTTTCTGCTCGTGCACCTGGAAGACACAACTTTTTTGAACGAGTTCTTTTACAGACATAACATCGCCCGGTTCGCTGGCGAGTTCCATCCCAAGCCCATCTGGTATTTCCTACCTGTCCTGCTGATCGCCGGTCACCCGTGGTCGTTCCTGACGATCCCCTACGCAAAATTTTTGATGGCGCGTGACGAACGGTCTCGCCGCCAACGACCTCCAGCCATCGGGTACCTGTTGCTGTGGAGTGGTTGGTGCTTCGCGTTCTTTTCCATGTCGAGCTGCAAACTCCCCACCTATCTTTTGCCAGCTGCTCCGGCACTGGCATTGATGGTCGGGCACTACCTGCACACCGTTCTTGGCGATGCAAGCCATCCGCAAAAGCACTTCTTTGCTCGATTCTGGTCCGCACGTTCGGCAACCGCGTCCACATGCTTTGCTGGCGTCGCATTCGTGGTGTATGCGATGATCTACACGGACGACGCCACCGCCGTGCTGTTCGCTTGGGCCATGCTGTGGGCGGCTCTGCTGATTTCATCATTGGTGCTGATGGCGGATCGACATCAAGCCCGAATCGCTTGGGGAACGTCCGCCGTGTTCGCCTTCCTGTTTGCGGTCATGGTCATGCACCAAATGGTGCCTGCCTACAGCCGATCCCAGACCCTCTTTGGAGAATCCTCGCCATTGGCGAACCAACTTGGTGTCGACGAATCCACACCGATCGCCACCATTGAGCACGAGTTTTCAGAAGTGCCCTTCTATCTCAACCGAGCGAACATCGCTCACTTCGCCCACCTGAGCGATCAAGGCATCAAACGGTTCCTGGTTCGAAACTCGAACTGCATTTTGATTGTTGATTCGCACATCGCCATCGAATCTCTGCGAGATCAACTGCCCGCCAAAATCAAAATCGCTCCGCTCCTTCAACGTGGGCCAGCAGCACTCTACCGCGTTAGCGCCGTCCCGATTGTGGACCAAGTTGCTCAACGAGCAACGCTGGCAAGATGAGGCGTCTTCTGACGAAACTCAAACGCTGGATCCGACTCCGCCCCATTCAACCATGCGTGTTCGGCCCTGGCGATCGATCGGACGTCGCATTGGTGATTTCCATGGCGGAGCAACTGGAAGCACAGCAACGATAATGATCGGGCATCACCATGTGAGCCATTTGGGCGTTCGCCTGGACTGCGAAAGGTTTGGCGTTGTGACGCACTGTGGTTGCG is from Rhodopirellula islandica and encodes:
- a CDS encoding glycosyltransferase; this encodes MHEIETTQTPFADTARMGAKAPPTPSITLILPAYNEAEVIADAITEADSALSSITSQYEIIVIDDGSHDATAETVREFAKFLPSLRLVQHPRNQGYGAAIRTGFSEAKCDLVVFTDADCQFDLTELDRFVLLSERYDIVCGYRIDRKDSSLRCLYSRVYNLLVRAMLNTGVRDVDCALKMFHRDVAKKLRLTGDGFLVNSEMLTQAKRFGHSVVEVGVSHRPRMLGESTVSIKHIPTVLASLVRYWWNEVQFPVPEHVDCQEPKATSASCFGLNPKWLQIGLLFLAAMFMFANLGYPLIDRDETRYAEIPREMIATGNWVLPQLNFETYYDKPPLLYWLCAISFKLFGISEVSARLVPAFAAICTLASTMFFGSRLFGRTVGLHAGVVLLLSVGFAFTSRYLLLDGVLALFVSLSLFAALEAIRNPTSTGAAGTLQLRWWILSGVCIGLAFLTKGPIAIVLWLPPVLAMTWVSEAHARPAWWHYGVLGGVASMIAAPWFLLVHLEDTTFLNEFFYRHNIARFAGEFHPKPIWYFLPVLLIAGHPWSFLTIPYAKFLMARDERSRRQRPPAIGYLLLWSGWCFAFFSMSSCKLPTYLLPAAPALALMVGHYLHTVLGDASHPQKHFFARFWSARSATASTCFAGVAFVVYAMIYTDDATAVLFAWAMLWAALLISSLVLMADRHQARIAWGTSAVFAFLFAVMVMHQMVPAYSRSQTLFGESSPLANQLGVDESTPIATIEHEFSEVPFYLNRANIAHFAHLSDQGIKRFLVRNSNCILIVDSHIAIESLRDQLPAKIKIAPLLQRGPAALYRVSAVPIVDQVAQRATLAR